From Lycium ferocissimum isolate CSIRO_LF1 chromosome 12, AGI_CSIRO_Lferr_CH_V1, whole genome shotgun sequence, one genomic window encodes:
- the LOC132040129 gene encoding (+)-borneol dehydrogenase 1-like isoform X2: MANYNSLPSPIAKRLEGKVALVTGGASGIGAATARLFVQHGAKVTIADIQDNLGTSLVQEIGTEHIIFVHCNVAIESDVQNAVDATIAKFSKLDIMFSNAGTADKPNSSILEVDYDIIKNVFDVNVAGSFFCAKHAARVMIPAKRGSIIFTASAATVVYGIVPHAYAASKNAVLGLSKNIGVELGKYGIKVNCVSPHYISTPLVLNALGIAERQMAEKWIAEGGNLKGALLDEEEVAKAVLYLASDDSKYVSGLNLILDGGYSTTNVALSETNKKLFPPAATHQSPNEVV; encoded by the coding sequence GCTTGAAGGTAAAGTGGCACTTGTAACAGGTGGAGCTAGCGGCATAGGAGCAGCCACTGCTAGGCTTTTTGTTCAACATGGTGCAAAAGTTACTATTGCAGACATTCAGGACAACCTCGGAACTTCCTTAGTACAAGAAATTGGAACAGAACACATAATATTTGTCCATTGCAATGTCGCGATTGAATCAGACGTTCAAAATGCTGTTGATGCAACAATTGCAAAATTTAGTAAGCTCGACATAATGTTCAGTAACGCTGGTACAGCGGATAAGCCAAATTCCAGTATCTTAGAAgtagattatgatattattaagAACGTGTTCGATGTAAACGTTGCTGGCTCGTTCTTCTGCGCGAAACATGCTGCTAGAGTGATGATTCCAGCCAAGAGAGGTTCAATTATCTTTACAGCTAGTGCTGCCACAGTGGTCTATGGTATTGTCCCTCACGCATATGCGGCATCTAAAAATGCAGTTTTAGGGCTTTCCAAGAACATCGGAGTAGAATTAGGAAAGTATGGAATAAAAGTCAACTGTGTTTCTCCTCATTACATTAGCACACCACTTGTGTTGAATGCGCTTGGAATAGCTGAGAGACAAATGGCGGAAAAATGGATCGCCGAAGGTGGAAATTTGAAAGGAGCTTTACTAGATGAAGAGGAAGTGGCAAAAGCAGTATTATACTTGGCAAGTGATGATTCCAAATATGTGAGTGGTTTGAACTTAATTCTTGATGGTGGTTATAGTACCACAAATGTGGCTTTATCAGAGaccaacaaaaaattatttccacCGGCTGCTACCCATCAGAGTCCCAACGAAGTAGTGTAA
- the LOC132040129 gene encoding (+)-borneol dehydrogenase 1-like isoform X1, with protein sequence MANNNSLPSPIAKRLEGKVALVTGGASGIGAATARLFVQHGAKVTIADIQDNLGTSLVQEIGTEHIIFVHCNVAIESDVQNAVDATIAKFSKLDIMFSNAGTADKPNSSILEVDYDIIKNVFDVNVAGSFFCAKHAARVMIPAKRGSIIFTASAATVVYGIVPHAYAASKNAVLGLSKNIGVELGKYGIKVNCVSPHYISTPLVLNALGIAERQMAEKWIAEGGNLKGALLDEEEVAKAVLYLASDDSKYVSGLNLILDGGYSTTNVALSETNKKLFPPAATHQSPNEVV encoded by the exons ATGGCCAACAATAATTCTCTTCCATCACCAATAGCCAAAAG GCTTGAAGGTAAAGTGGCACTTGTAACAGGTGGAGCTAGCGGCATAGGAGCAGCCACTGCTAGGCTTTTTGTTCAACATGGTGCAAAAGTTACTATTGCAGACATTCAGGACAACCTCGGAACTTCCTTAGTACAAGAAATTGGAACAGAACACATAATATTTGTCCATTGCAATGTCGCGATTGAATCAGACGTTCAAAATGCTGTTGATGCAACAATTGCAAAATTTAGTAAGCTCGACATAATGTTCAGTAACGCTGGTACAGCGGATAAGCCAAATTCCAGTATCTTAGAAgtagattatgatattattaagAACGTGTTCGATGTAAACGTTGCTGGCTCGTTCTTCTGCGCGAAACATGCTGCTAGAGTGATGATTCCAGCCAAGAGAGGTTCAATTATCTTTACAGCTAGTGCTGCCACAGTGGTCTATGGTATTGTCCCTCACGCATATGCGGCATCTAAAAATGCAGTTTTAGGGCTTTCCAAGAACATCGGAGTAGAATTAGGAAAGTATGGAATAAAAGTCAACTGTGTTTCTCCTCATTACATTAGCACACCACTTGTGTTGAATGCGCTTGGAATAGCTGAGAGACAAATGGCGGAAAAATGGATCGCCGAAGGTGGAAATTTGAAAGGAGCTTTACTAGATGAAGAGGAAGTGGCAAAAGCAGTATTATACTTGGCAAGTGATGATTCCAAATATGTGAGTGGTTTGAACTTAATTCTTGATGGTGGTTATAGTACCACAAATGTGGCTTTATCAGAGaccaacaaaaaattatttccacCGGCTGCTACCCATCAGAGTCCCAACGAAGTAGTGTAA